A portion of the Melanotaenia boesemani isolate fMelBoe1 chromosome 2, fMelBoe1.pri, whole genome shotgun sequence genome contains these proteins:
- the syngr2a gene encoding synaptogyrin-2a has product MQGSAYGASFAGGAFDIGSFVKRPQTILRCLSWLFSIVVFASITAEGYVNTEKGDNAKCMFNENDSACSFAMGIGILAFLACVVFLILDAYFPKMSNVNERKYIVIGDLVFSAVWTVLWFICFCVLANQWSKTKGTDSISGDAARAVLTFSFFSVFSWGLLSYFAYGRYCQGVSDSNQDYTDPATDHTTPYPPAQYANSSGPMGYQQSPFSNQDRPGEYQPPSY; this is encoded by the exons ATGCAGGGCAGTGCTTATGGTGCCTCTTTTGCCGGCGGTGCCTTTGATATAGGGAGCTTTGTGAAAAGGCCTCAGACTATTTTGCGCTGCCTGAGCTGG TTATTTTCCATTGTGGTCTTTGCGTCCATCACAGCAGAAGGCTATGTCAACACAGAAAAAGGGGATAACGCTAAGTGCATGTTCAACGAAAACGACAGTGCTTGCAGCTTTGCGATGGGAATCGGAATCCTGGCTTTCTTGGCTTGTGTTGTTTTCCTAATCCTGGACGCCTACTTTCCAAAAATGAGCAATGTCAATGAGAGAAAATATATTGTCATTGGAGATTTGGTTTTCTCAG CTGTTTGGACAGTCCTGTGGTTCATCTGCTTCTGCGTCCTGGCCAACCAGTGGTCCAAGACCAAAGGCACTGATAGTATCAGTGGCGATGCTGCACGGGCTGTCTTGACCTTCTCCTTCTTCTCAGTCTTCAGCTGG GGTTTGTTGTCCTACTTTGCGTATGGGAGGTATTGCCAAGGAGTGAGTGACTCTAACCAGGATTACACAGACCCGGCCACTGACCACACCACTCCATACCCACCTGCCCAGTATGCCAACAGCAGCGGCCCCATGGGCTATCAGCAGTCACCTTTCTCCAACCAGGATCGCCCAGGAGAGTACCAGCCACCATCTTACTGA
- the cant1a gene encoding soluble calcium-activated nucleotidase 1 isoform X1 encodes MAKVENSGRRRRRGHARPLSSMPASPGYSRLEQDESMNPLRISVGGLPMLASMANTTDPRFRLKWRPIVAVVLFLALILLIYVNFSSGLHYRSYISHSWRASHGDTQQSDSLYNDTYPLSPPERTPHGTRYRIGVIADLDTNSQSEKKLTWFSYMRRGYLLVSQSGDRVAVEWDADRVVLESHLSEKGRGMELSELVAFNGKLYSVDDRTGVVYHINENKAVPWVILPDGDGSVAKGFKAEWLAVKDEHLYIGGLGKEWTTTEGEFVNNNPEWVKVVGFRGDVQHENWVPRYRAMKSAARIETPGYFIHESAAWSDTLQRWFFLPRRESKERYEETADERRGTNLVLSCSPDFSDIHVSRVGPPLPTHGFSSFKFVPNTDDQIILALKSEEDAGIIATYITAFTLDGRILLPETKIGDVKYEGLEFI; translated from the exons ATGGCAAAAGTTGAGAATTCTGGCAGGAGGAGACGGAGAG GTCATGCCAGGCCTCTGTCCTCCATGCCTGCCTCCCCAGGCTACAGTCGACTGGAGCAAGATGAGTCTATGAACCCGCTGCGTATCTCTGTAGGAGGCCTCCCCATGCTGGCTTCCATGGCCAACACCACCGACCCTCGTTTCCGCCTCAAGTGGAGGCCCATTGTGGCTGTGGTGCTCTTCTTGGCTCTGATCCTGTTGATTTACGTGAACTTCAGCTCAGGCCTGCACTACCGCTCTTACATCTCACACAGCTGGAGAGCCAGCCACGGAGACACCCAGCAGTCCGATTCCCTTTACAACGACACCTACCCTCTCAGTCCACCTGAGCGCACACCACATGGCACGCGCTACCGTATCGGGGTCATCGCAGACCTGGACACAAACTCTCAAAGTGAAAAGAAGCTGACTTGGTTCAGCTACATGAGGCGGGGTTACCTGCTGGTGTCACAGAGTGGCGACAGGGTGGCAGTTGAATGGGATGCGGACAGGGTGGTTCTGGAGAGCCACCTATCGGAGAAAGGCAGAGGGATGGAGCTGTCTGAGCTGGTGGCGTTCAACGGAAAGCTCTACAGCGTCGATGACAGAACGGGGGTAGTCTaccatataaatgaaaataaggcTGTGCCCTGGGTTATCTTGCCTGATGGTGATGGGAGCGTTGCCAAAG GGTTCAAAGCTGAGTGGCTGGCAGTGAAGGATGAACACCTATATATTGGTGGTCTAGGAAAAGAGTGGACCACCACTGAGGGGGAGTTTGTCAACAACAACCCTGAGTGGGTGAAAGTAGTAGGCTTCAGAGGGGATGTACAACACGAGAACTGGGTTCCCAGGTACAGAGCTATGAAGTCTGCTGCAAGGATTGAGACACCAG GTTATTTCATTCATGAGTCTGCAGCCTGGAGCGACACCCTGCAGCGCTGGTTTTTCCTCCCTCGACGAGAAAGCAAAGAACGCTACGAGGAGACTGCAGACGAGCGTCGCGGTACAAACCTCGTCCTCAGCTGCTCGCCAGATTTTAGTGACATTCATGTAAGCCGGGTGGGCCCGCCTCTCCCCACTCATGGTTTCTCATCCTTCAAGTTTGTCCCGAACACGGACGACCAGATCATTCTGGCGCTCAAGTCAGAGGAAGACGCTGGAATAATCGCAACATACATCACAGCCTTTACACTTGATGGGCGCATCCTTTTACCTGAAACCAAGATCGGGGATGTGAAATATGAGGGCTTGGAGTTCATATAG
- the cant1a gene encoding soluble calcium-activated nucleotidase 1 isoform X2, producing MPASPGYSRLEQDESMNPLRISVGGLPMLASMANTTDPRFRLKWRPIVAVVLFLALILLIYVNFSSGLHYRSYISHSWRASHGDTQQSDSLYNDTYPLSPPERTPHGTRYRIGVIADLDTNSQSEKKLTWFSYMRRGYLLVSQSGDRVAVEWDADRVVLESHLSEKGRGMELSELVAFNGKLYSVDDRTGVVYHINENKAVPWVILPDGDGSVAKGFKAEWLAVKDEHLYIGGLGKEWTTTEGEFVNNNPEWVKVVGFRGDVQHENWVPRYRAMKSAARIETPGYFIHESAAWSDTLQRWFFLPRRESKERYEETADERRGTNLVLSCSPDFSDIHVSRVGPPLPTHGFSSFKFVPNTDDQIILALKSEEDAGIIATYITAFTLDGRILLPETKIGDVKYEGLEFI from the exons ATGCCTGCCTCCCCAGGCTACAGTCGACTGGAGCAAGATGAGTCTATGAACCCGCTGCGTATCTCTGTAGGAGGCCTCCCCATGCTGGCTTCCATGGCCAACACCACCGACCCTCGTTTCCGCCTCAAGTGGAGGCCCATTGTGGCTGTGGTGCTCTTCTTGGCTCTGATCCTGTTGATTTACGTGAACTTCAGCTCAGGCCTGCACTACCGCTCTTACATCTCACACAGCTGGAGAGCCAGCCACGGAGACACCCAGCAGTCCGATTCCCTTTACAACGACACCTACCCTCTCAGTCCACCTGAGCGCACACCACATGGCACGCGCTACCGTATCGGGGTCATCGCAGACCTGGACACAAACTCTCAAAGTGAAAAGAAGCTGACTTGGTTCAGCTACATGAGGCGGGGTTACCTGCTGGTGTCACAGAGTGGCGACAGGGTGGCAGTTGAATGGGATGCGGACAGGGTGGTTCTGGAGAGCCACCTATCGGAGAAAGGCAGAGGGATGGAGCTGTCTGAGCTGGTGGCGTTCAACGGAAAGCTCTACAGCGTCGATGACAGAACGGGGGTAGTCTaccatataaatgaaaataaggcTGTGCCCTGGGTTATCTTGCCTGATGGTGATGGGAGCGTTGCCAAAG GGTTCAAAGCTGAGTGGCTGGCAGTGAAGGATGAACACCTATATATTGGTGGTCTAGGAAAAGAGTGGACCACCACTGAGGGGGAGTTTGTCAACAACAACCCTGAGTGGGTGAAAGTAGTAGGCTTCAGAGGGGATGTACAACACGAGAACTGGGTTCCCAGGTACAGAGCTATGAAGTCTGCTGCAAGGATTGAGACACCAG GTTATTTCATTCATGAGTCTGCAGCCTGGAGCGACACCCTGCAGCGCTGGTTTTTCCTCCCTCGACGAGAAAGCAAAGAACGCTACGAGGAGACTGCAGACGAGCGTCGCGGTACAAACCTCGTCCTCAGCTGCTCGCCAGATTTTAGTGACATTCATGTAAGCCGGGTGGGCCCGCCTCTCCCCACTCATGGTTTCTCATCCTTCAAGTTTGTCCCGAACACGGACGACCAGATCATTCTGGCGCTCAAGTCAGAGGAAGACGCTGGAATAATCGCAACATACATCACAGCCTTTACACTTGATGGGCGCATCCTTTTACCTGAAACCAAGATCGGGGATGTGAAATATGAGGGCTTGGAGTTCATATAG
- the LOC121647789 gene encoding galectin-3-binding protein A-like, whose protein sequence is MLTYRNLNTLGLLLLCVSGSALKFNLFNKINDRQEGNIRLVGSKSVSEGRVEVYHDGKWGTVCDDEWDINEAQVVCRQLNFPGAKSVVFGKDYGQAPGPIWLDDIACKGTETQLVLCEFKGWGVTDCSHKEDVGVICETGSKFKLRSNSTHSLDHSISLSDGFGQIFDSGIGCDFQIFLQSPTGKEHEDGTPEIIEETICAHKMFLSLFPFFGASSGMTNITVSFSISCQSHFTSFIRYFYTYKIDVTSSSAMCLHQMASKFGVKQLKADIGRLFTQILPEDTSFSTQVSLYQYAVESEDLILEENCIQFFAWNYQKLTSSPAWTSLSVELLRALLTRSDLVAPDEYFVLQTVEKWITENASSISLETQADLLSHIRFPMIPAEKLYELESNSPLYNTHKNMYLERVLKAFHFNVLLFNNILTNPKFKKEDLDYKPRIYTATPWSIELDFPRKMSSDQGQPVHQYSSYNRRRYDYGYGYYYATESPYIRSNSFVTPVHNSLIFQGNTTTWEAEILSTMNACSRKGLRCESVPAARLDQRSYYTPQSNILFRNRLLLMCQNRYICQVQGFKDNLAYVSTNGTQAFAYPCPDDNYKYIFVVRPEYI, encoded by the exons ATGCTCACATATCGAAATCTAAACACTCTGGGGCTTCTGCTTCTGTGTGTATCTGGAAGCGCACTGAAGTTCAACTTGTTCA ACAAAATCAATGATCGTCAAGAGGGTAATATAAGGTTGGTGGGTTCAAAGAGTGTTTCAGAGGGCCGTGTGGAGGTTTATCATGATGGAAAATGGGGAACAGTCTGTGACGATGAGTGGGACATAAATGAGGCTCAGGTTGTGTGTCGTCAGCTCAACTTTCCCGGAGCCAAATCTGTTGTCTTTGGGAAGGACTACGGACAAG CACCTGGACCTATTTGGCTTGATGACATTGCTTGCAAAGGCACAGAAACCCAGCTTGTGTTATGTGAATTCAAAGGCTGGGGGGTAACTGACTGCAGCCACAAGGAGGATGTTGGAGTGATTTGTGAAACAGGAAGTAAGTTTAAACTTAGAA GCAATTCTACACACTCACTTGACCACAGCATCAGCCTGTCTGATGGATTCGGCCAAATCTTTGATAGCGGGATTGGCTGTGACTTCCAAATCTTTCTCCAGAGTCCCACTGGAAAAGAGCATGAAGATGGCACCCCAGAAATAATTGAGGAAACGATCTGTGCACACAAAATGTTCCTCTCACTGTTCCCATTCTTCGGTGCTTCTTCAGGGATGACGAACATCACTGTGAGTTTCAGCATTTCCTGCCAATCACACTTCACCTCTTTTATCAG GTATTTTTACACCTATAAGATTGATGTGACCTCCTCCTCTGCAATGTGCCTCCATCAAATGGCTTCTAAGTTTGGAGTCAAGCAGCTGAAGGCGGACATAGGCCGGCTGTTCACTCAAATCCTCCCAGAAGACACCTCCTTTTCCACCCAGGTGTCTCTTTACCAATATGCAGTAGAGTCTGAGGACTTAATCCTTGAGGAAAACTGCATTCAGTTCTTTGCTTGGAACTACCAAAAACTGACCAGCTCTCCAGCGTGGACCAGCCTCTCTGTGGAACTCCTTCGGGCTCTTCTTACCCGCTCAGATTTGGTGGCACCAGATGAGTACTTTGTGCTTCAGACTGTGGAGAAATGGATCACAGAGAATGCTAGCTCCATCAGTTTGGAAACCCAGGCAGATCTGTTAAGTCACATTCGCTTCCCCATGATCCCCGCGGAGAAACTCTATGAATTAGAGTCCAACTCTCCACTTTACAATACTCATAAGAATATGTATCTTGAAAGGGTCTTGAAAGCATTTCACTTCAATGTTCTACTCTTTAACAATATTTTGACCAAcccaaagtttaaaaaagaagatcTTGACTACAAACCCAGGATCTACACTGCTACACCTTGGAGCATTGAGCTTGACTTCCCAAGAAAAATGTCATCAGATCAAGGACAACCAGTTCATCAATACTCTTCATACAACAGGCGTCGATATGATTATGGCTATGGCTACTATTATGCCACTGAGTCACCGTACATTAGATCCAACTCATTTGTAACTCCTGTTCATAACAGCTTGATCTTCCAGGGAAACACGACCACTTGGGAGGCGGAAATCCTCAGCACTATGAATGCATGTTCAAGGAAAGGTCTGAGGTGTGAGTCCGTTCCTGCAGCAAGGCTGGATCAGAGAAGTTACTACACTCCACAGAGCAACATCCTCTTTCGTAATCGCCTCTTGCTGATGTGCCAAAACAGATACATCTGTCAGGTTCAGGGTTTCAAAGACAACCTAGCCTATGTCTCTACAAATGGTACCCAGGCCTTTGCCTACCCCTGTCCTGATGATAACTACAAATACATATTTGTAGTGAGGCCAGAGTACATCTGA
- the LOC121647911 gene encoding metalloproteinase inhibitor 2-like, producing the protein MTWTMNSCLATLAVLFLWRVEEMAEACSCSPTHPQQAFCNSDVVIRAKVVGGQEVDAGNDIYGNPIKLVKYDIKQIKMFKGPSKDFDAIYTASSSAVCGVTLETDGKKEYLITGKMETDGTLYVTLCNFIEPWEAMSDTQKKNLVQRYETGCDCKITRCISIPCMISGPAECLWIDWVIDKKVNGEQAKHYACIKRSDDSCASYRGSEPPKKEFLDIEDP; encoded by the exons ATGACCTGGACGATGAACAGCTGTTTGGCCACTCTGGCCGTCTTGTTCCTCTGGCGAGTGGAAGAAATGGCAGAAGCTTGCAGCTGCTCCCCTACACATCCTCAGCAGGCATTTTGCAACTCAGATGTCG TTATCAGAGCAAAAGTTGTTGGAGGGCAGGAAGTTGATGCTGGCAATGACATCTATGGAAATCCCATCAAACTGGTCAAATATGACATCAAACAGATCAAG ATGTTCAAAGGTCCCTCTAAGGATTTCGATGCTATCTACACCGCTTCCTCCTCTGCAGTGTGTGGAGTGACCCTGGAGACTGATGGCAAGAAAGAGTACCTTATCACAG GCAAGATGGAGACTGATGGAACATTGTACGTCACACTGTGTAACTTCATTGAGCCGTGGGAGGCCATGAGTGACACCCAGAAGAAGAACCTAGTTCAGCGCTATGAGACAGGCTGTGATTGCAAG ATTACTCGCTGCATCTCAATCCCCTGCATGATCAGCGGCCCAGCAGAGTGCCTTTGGATAGACTGGGTGATTGACAAGAAAGTAAATGGAGAACAAGCGAAACACTATGCTTGTATCAAGAGGAGTGATGATTCATGTGCCTCGTACAGAGGTAGCGAACCACCCAAAAAGGAATTCCTGGACATCGAAGACCCATAA
- the usp36 gene encoding ubiquitin carboxyl-terminal hydrolase 36 isoform X2 has protein sequence MPIVDKLKEALKPGRKETSDEGDLNKLLASSAKKVLLQKIEFEPASKGFSYQLDSLKNKYVILNPRTEGAMGQKAPEPAQIKRQVSENVIGGQSDGIPAPQKMLFPGNKLTLKWERVYRVGAGLHNLGNTCFLNSTVQCLTYTPPLANYLLSKEHSRACHQSGFCMICVMQNHIIQAFANTGNAIKPVSFIRDLKKIARHFRFGSQEDAHEFLRYTIDAMQKACLNGYPKLDRQTQATTLVHQIFGGYLRSRVKCSICKSVSDTYDPYLDIAVEIRQAANIVRALELFVKPDVLSGENAYMCAKCKKKVPATKRFTVHRTSNVLTLSLKRFANFSGGKITKDVGYPEFLNIRPYMSQSSGDPVMYGLYAVLVHSGYSCHAGHYYCYIKASNGQWYQMNDSMVHSSNIKVVLNQQAYVLFYLRIPETKKNADGQTTKQGMLHSGKNSASSEQIKRANLNGPLSSPQVTKKLEPAQLRKIQSMDGGLGLPVSRNGVSTQPQPRLCNWTSSSNGSSKLLGGPTVIEEPFKKVKKPSPQSQVQPRSTTPTPSNNGVSRTEGDKKQSGEGRGMAPSTSYKSLSDSSSADTTDSKDSVGPKSAPVGETPSTPRKGSSVLASPARSVERSQSTEEQKTAKIKPPAINNITSETTSTMSPPPAKKLALSAKKARSRSPSNIDVLPHSPHQLFSDPMHQNQFNPLTVATPTPTCRFSPFHSTKAQSSPSIHFLQQSPQKQSLLSTLQKPNASLSHKTNGLHSPGPKSPKTFHTFSSATQEPDLGSSPEKVGQKKKKKKKRRHSEVEGDTESVTPSAPFTQSSAMESASEKKRKKKKKKRKRESEDGEKMKERDCVPSHLDTSSQEEDWCQGGLWNLTSHLDAELSKQKPQLSATSPTQCESNQKEQEKDSAKKKRKKKKKKKKMIHLEKAPQETSACSVPEKNPEITTADISNDRGDLTICKKKLKMKKKRLKEEMQLQEESKPADNEPVTADRPSKKNTTESNKTGKPSTDSLWSLTCISHKMCHEEEK, from the exons ATGCCGATAGTGGATAAACTCAAGGAGGCGTTAAAGCCTGGTCGAAAGGAGACGAGTGATGAGGGTGACCTCAACAAACTGTTGGCCTCTTCAGCCAAGAAGGTCCTTTTGCAAAAAATAGAGTTTGAGCCTGCCAGCAAGGGTTTCTCCTATCAACTGGACAGCCTGAAGAACAAATATGTGATCCTCAATCCCAGAACTGAGGGTGCTATGGGGCAGAAAGCTCCAGAACCTGCTCAAATAAAGAGGCAAG TCTCAGAAAATGTGATTGGAGGTCAGAGTGATGGGATCCCAGCCCCTCAGAAGATGCTCTTTCCAGGGAACAAGCTTACTCTGAAATGGGAGCGTGTGTACAGGGTGGGAGCTGGCCTCCACAACCTTGGCAACACCTGTTTCCTCAACTCCACCGTGCAGTGTCTCACCTACACCCCTCCACTTGCCAACTACTTACTCTCAAAGGAGCACAGTCGTGCCT gtCACCAGTCAGGTTTTTGCATGATCTGTGTAAtgcagaaccacatcatccaagCCTTTGCCAACACAGGCAACGCCATTAAGCCTGTCTCCTTCATCAGAGACCTCAAAA AAATTGCCAGACATTTTCGCTTCGGGAGCCAAGAGGATGCCCATGAGTTTTTGCGCTACACCATCGATGCCATGCAAAAAGCCTGTCTCAACGGCTACCCCAA GCTCGATAGGCAGACACAAGCCACAACACTGGTCCACCAGATCTTTGGAGGTTACCTCAGGTCAAGAG TGAAGTGCTCCATTTGTAAAAGTGTGTCAGATACATACGACCCTTACCTGGACATTGCTGTGGAGATACGG CAAGCAGCAAACATAGTGCGAGCCCTGGAGCTGTTTGTTAAACCAGATGTTTTAAGTGGAGAGAATGCCTATATGTGCGCCAA GTGCAAAAAGAAAGTGCCGGCCACCAAGCGTTTCACCGTCCATCGAACATCTAACGTGCTAACCCTTTCATTGAAGAGGTTTGCCAACTTCAgtggaggaaaaataacaaag gatgTAGGTTACCCAGAATTCCTGAACATTCGGCCCTACATGTCTCAGAGCTCCGGTGACCCTGTTATGTACGGCCTGTATGCTGTCCTGGTGCATTCTGGCTACAGCTGCCATGCTGGCCACTACTACTGTTACATAAAG GCGAGTAACGGGCAGTGGTACCAAATGAATGATTCGATGGTGCACTCGAGTAATATCAAAGTGGTCTTGAACCAGCAGGCTTATGTGCTTTTCTACCTGAG GATCCCAGAGACAAAGAAGAATGCAGATGGGCAAACCACCAAGCAGGGGATGTTGCATTCTGGGAAGAATAGTGCTTCATCAGAGCAGATAAAGAGGGCCAACCTGAATGGACCTCTCTCCTCCCCGCAGGTCACAAAG AAACTTGAGCCTGCACAGCTGCGCAAGATCCAGTCTATGGACGGTGGTTTGGGTTTACCCGTTTCCAGGAACGGTGTGAGCACTCAACCACAGCCCAGACTTTGCAACTGGACATCATCCTCCAATGGTTCATCCAAGCTGCTGGGTGGACCCACGGTTATCGAGGAACCTTTCAAGAAGGTGAAGAAGCCCTCACCCCAGAGCCAGGTGCAGCCTCGCAGCACCACGCCGACCCCTTCCAATAACGGGGTCAGCAGGACGGAGGGggataaaaaacaaagtggCGAGGGCAGAGGCATGGCACCTTCTACCTCATATAAGTCTTTGTCTGACTCGTCCTCTGCTGACACCACAGACTCAAAG GACTCTGTTGGTCCCAAGAGTGCTCCAGTAGGAGAAACTCCCTCCACTCCTCGGAAAGGCTCCAGTGTCCTGGCTTCTCCAGCCAGGAGCGTGGAGCGCTCTCAGAGCACAGAGGAGCAGAAGACGGCAAAGATAAAACCACCCGCCATCAACAACATCACTTCTGAAACCACCAGCACCATGTCACCTCCACCTGCCAAGAAACTAGCCCTGTCAGCCAAGAAG GCTCGCAGCCGGAGTCCGAGCAACATTGATGTTCTGCCCCATTCGCCACACCAGCTGTTCAGTGACCCCATGCATCAAAATCAGTTTAATCCTCTCACTGTTGCTACGCCCACTCCCACTTGCAG ATTCAGCCCATTCCATTCAACTAAAGCTCAGTCATCACCTTCTATCCACTTCCTACAGCAATCTCCACAGAAACAGTCCCTTCTCTCCACACTGCAAAAACCAAATGCCAGCCTTTCTCATAAAACCAACGGGCTTCACAGCCCAGGCCCAAAGAGTCCCAAGACCTTCCATACCTTCAGCTCTGCGACTCAAGAGCCAGACTTAGGCTCTTCACCTGAAAAAGTCggtcagaagaagaagaagaaaaagaagcgaCGGCATTCTGAGGTGGAAGGCGACACAGAGTCAGTTACACCCTCGGCTCCCTTCACACAGTCCAGCGCCATGGAGTCGGCAAGTGAGAAGAAGcgcaagaagaaaaagaaaaaacgaaAGAGGGAGAGtgaagatggagagaaaatgaaagagagGGATTGCGTCCCATCACATTTAGACACATCAAGTCAGGAGGAGGATTGGTGTCAGGGTGGCTTATGGAACCTAACATCTCATTTAGATGCCGAACTGTCGAAGCAAAAGCCTCAGTTATCTGCCACGAGCCCAACGCAGTGCGAATCAAATCAGAAAGAACAGGAGAAGGactctgcaaagaaaaaaaggaagaagaagaaaaagaagaaaaagatgattCATCTAGAGAAAGCTCCACAGGAAACATCTGCATGCTCTGTACCAGAAAA gaATCCTGAAATAACGACTGCAGACATTAGTAATGATAGGGGAGATTTGACaatatgtaaaaagaaattaaaaatgaaaaagaagaggctAAAAGAAGAAATGCAACTTCAAGAGGAGAGCAAGCCTGCTGATAATGAGCCTGTGACAGCTGACCGACCGTCCAAAAAGAACACCACAGAAAGCAATAAAACCGGCAAACCAAGCACAG ACTCGCTCTGgag